Proteins encoded together in one Phalacrocorax aristotelis chromosome 7, bGulAri2.1, whole genome shotgun sequence window:
- the PLSCR1 gene encoding phospholipid scramblase 1 isoform X1 has translation MLFCRTIISSSTTMEAHKPAPAPGFSNINYGMGNQVPYGYPQHAPGTYQGAAGAGSYGFQVDTMGVPAGLAVPPIQNQPIMKEGTIWMPIPPPLPNCPLGLEYLTQIDQILIHQQIELLEILTGFETNNKYEIKNTLGQRVYFAAEDTDCCTRNCCGPSRPFTIRIIDNLGHEVITLQRPLRCSSCCFPCCLQELEVQAPPGTPVGYVVQNWHACLPKFTIQNEKRMDILKIIGPCVVCSCFEDINFEVKSVDETSTVGRISKQWTGFLKEAFTDADNFGITFPMDLDVKMKAVMIGACFLIDFMFFEHAGDNQQRAGVWQ, from the exons atgttgttttgcaGAACAATTATAAGCAGCTCCACAACAATGGAAG CACATAAACCTGCACCAGCACCTGGATTTTCAAACATTAACTATGGAATGGGAAATCAAGTCCCCTATGGCTACCCTCAGCATGCACCTGGGACTTACCAAG GTGCCGCAGGCGCGGGGAGCTATGGCTTCCAGGTAGACACCATGGGAGTCCCGGCAGGACTTGCTGTTCCACCCATCCAGAACCAGCCCATCATGAAGGAGGGTACAATCTGGATGCCCATCCCTCCGCCTCTTCCTAACTGCCCTCTTGGACTAGAATACCTCACACAG ATTGACCAGATATTAATTCATCAGCAAATTGAACTTCTTGAGA ttttgactggctttgaaacaaacaacaaatatgaaattaagaATACGCTGGGGCAAAGGGTGTACTTTGCAGCAGAGGACACTGACTGCTGTACCAGGAATTGTTGTGGGCCATCACGACCCTTCACCATCCGGATTATAGACAACCTGGGCCACGAGGTGATAACGCTGCAGAGACCCCTCCGGTGTTCTTCGtgctgctttccctgctgcttACAGGAG cTGGAAGTCCAGGCGCCTCCAGGAACACCAGTTGGCTATGTTGTCCAGAACTGGCATGCCTGCCTGCCAAAGTTTACCattcaaaatgagaaaagaatggaTATACTGAAAATTATTGGCCCATGTGTTGTCTGCAGCTGTTTTGAGGACATTAATTTTGAG GTGAAGTCTGTGGATGAGACTTCTACTGTTGGGAGGATTTCTAAGCAGTGGACTGGGTTTTTGAAAGAAGCCTTTACAGATGCAGACAACTTTGGAATCACATTCCCAATGGACCTTgatgtaaaaatgaaagctgtcaTGATCGGTGCTTGCTTCCTCATT GACTTCATGTTTTTTGAGCATGCTGGTGATAACCAACAGCGAGCAGGAGTTTGGCAATGA
- the PLSCR1 gene encoding phospholipid scramblase 1 isoform X3, with the protein MGNQVPYGYPQHAPGTYQGAAGAGSYGFQVDTMGVPAGLAVPPIQNQPIMKEGTIWMPIPPPLPNCPLGLEYLTQIDQILIHQQIELLEILTGFETNNKYEIKNTLGQRVYFAAEDTDCCTRNCCGPSRPFTIRIIDNLGHEVITLQRPLRCSSCCFPCCLQELEVQAPPGTPVGYVVQNWHACLPKFTIQNEKRMDILKIIGPCVVCSCFEDINFEVKSVDETSTVGRISKQWTGFLKEAFTDADNFGITFPMDLDVKMKAVMIGACFLIDFMFFEHAGDNQQRAGVWQ; encoded by the exons ATGGGAAATCAAGTCCCCTATGGCTACCCTCAGCATGCACCTGGGACTTACCAAG GTGCCGCAGGCGCGGGGAGCTATGGCTTCCAGGTAGACACCATGGGAGTCCCGGCAGGACTTGCTGTTCCACCCATCCAGAACCAGCCCATCATGAAGGAGGGTACAATCTGGATGCCCATCCCTCCGCCTCTTCCTAACTGCCCTCTTGGACTAGAATACCTCACACAG ATTGACCAGATATTAATTCATCAGCAAATTGAACTTCTTGAGA ttttgactggctttgaaacaaacaacaaatatgaaattaagaATACGCTGGGGCAAAGGGTGTACTTTGCAGCAGAGGACACTGACTGCTGTACCAGGAATTGTTGTGGGCCATCACGACCCTTCACCATCCGGATTATAGACAACCTGGGCCACGAGGTGATAACGCTGCAGAGACCCCTCCGGTGTTCTTCGtgctgctttccctgctgcttACAGGAG cTGGAAGTCCAGGCGCCTCCAGGAACACCAGTTGGCTATGTTGTCCAGAACTGGCATGCCTGCCTGCCAAAGTTTACCattcaaaatgagaaaagaatggaTATACTGAAAATTATTGGCCCATGTGTTGTCTGCAGCTGTTTTGAGGACATTAATTTTGAG GTGAAGTCTGTGGATGAGACTTCTACTGTTGGGAGGATTTCTAAGCAGTGGACTGGGTTTTTGAAAGAAGCCTTTACAGATGCAGACAACTTTGGAATCACATTCCCAATGGACCTTgatgtaaaaatgaaagctgtcaTGATCGGTGCTTGCTTCCTCATT GACTTCATGTTTTTTGAGCATGCTGGTGATAACCAACAGCGAGCAGGAGTTTGGCAATGA
- the PLSCR1 gene encoding phospholipid scramblase 1 isoform X2: protein MEAHKPAPAPGFSNINYGMGNQVPYGYPQHAPGTYQGAAGAGSYGFQVDTMGVPAGLAVPPIQNQPIMKEGTIWMPIPPPLPNCPLGLEYLTQIDQILIHQQIELLEILTGFETNNKYEIKNTLGQRVYFAAEDTDCCTRNCCGPSRPFTIRIIDNLGHEVITLQRPLRCSSCCFPCCLQELEVQAPPGTPVGYVVQNWHACLPKFTIQNEKRMDILKIIGPCVVCSCFEDINFEVKSVDETSTVGRISKQWTGFLKEAFTDADNFGITFPMDLDVKMKAVMIGACFLIDFMFFEHAGDNQQRAGVWQ, encoded by the exons ATGGAAG CACATAAACCTGCACCAGCACCTGGATTTTCAAACATTAACTATGGAATGGGAAATCAAGTCCCCTATGGCTACCCTCAGCATGCACCTGGGACTTACCAAG GTGCCGCAGGCGCGGGGAGCTATGGCTTCCAGGTAGACACCATGGGAGTCCCGGCAGGACTTGCTGTTCCACCCATCCAGAACCAGCCCATCATGAAGGAGGGTACAATCTGGATGCCCATCCCTCCGCCTCTTCCTAACTGCCCTCTTGGACTAGAATACCTCACACAG ATTGACCAGATATTAATTCATCAGCAAATTGAACTTCTTGAGA ttttgactggctttgaaacaaacaacaaatatgaaattaagaATACGCTGGGGCAAAGGGTGTACTTTGCAGCAGAGGACACTGACTGCTGTACCAGGAATTGTTGTGGGCCATCACGACCCTTCACCATCCGGATTATAGACAACCTGGGCCACGAGGTGATAACGCTGCAGAGACCCCTCCGGTGTTCTTCGtgctgctttccctgctgcttACAGGAG cTGGAAGTCCAGGCGCCTCCAGGAACACCAGTTGGCTATGTTGTCCAGAACTGGCATGCCTGCCTGCCAAAGTTTACCattcaaaatgagaaaagaatggaTATACTGAAAATTATTGGCCCATGTGTTGTCTGCAGCTGTTTTGAGGACATTAATTTTGAG GTGAAGTCTGTGGATGAGACTTCTACTGTTGGGAGGATTTCTAAGCAGTGGACTGGGTTTTTGAAAGAAGCCTTTACAGATGCAGACAACTTTGGAATCACATTCCCAATGGACCTTgatgtaaaaatgaaagctgtcaTGATCGGTGCTTGCTTCCTCATT GACTTCATGTTTTTTGAGCATGCTGGTGATAACCAACAGCGAGCAGGAGTTTGGCAATGA